In one window of Microbacterium dextranolyticum DNA:
- the infA gene encoding translation initiation factor IF-1: protein MAKKDGVIEIEGVISEALPNAMFRVELTNGHKVLATISGKMRQNYIRIIPEDRVVVELSPYDLTRGRIVYRYR from the coding sequence ATGGCGAAAAAAGACGGAGTCATCGAGATCGAGGGTGTGATCTCCGAGGCGCTGCCCAATGCGATGTTCCGCGTTGAGCTGACCAACGGGCACAAGGTCCTCGCGACGATCTCCGGAAAGATGCGGCAGAACTACATCCGCATCATCCCCGAAGACCGCGTCGTCGTGGAGCTCTCGCCCTACGACCTCACGCGCGGTCGCATCGTCTACCGCTACCGCTGA
- the rpmJ gene encoding 50S ribosomal protein L36 produces MKVNPSVKPICDHCKVIRRHGRVMVICKSNPRHKQRQG; encoded by the coding sequence ATGAAGGTCAACCCCTCCGTCAAGCCGATCTGCGACCACTGCAAGGTGATCCGCCGCCACGGCCGCGTGATGGTCATCTGCAAGTCCAACCCGCGCCACAAGCAGCGCCAGGGCTGA